One region of Arcobacter sp. CECT 8983 genomic DNA includes:
- a CDS encoding pentapeptide repeat-containing protein: protein MKFYSVKSDGILMPLPFINNLTSSNINIIRLLLLEIFILIIPFSILFTLTNISMKFNNEIMTFIVLSWFFLLTIISSHYSSVIIMIINDYKKTHYYRNNFIVRFISIICIFVFFIYVKDDFNKIFIINQNLSQESNNIIVSKNAKASELKVLNAVGENLNDRSFKNLEFYGTSLINYKFRNVEIEKSVFKNVDFTNSKFNHIIFFNSTFDNSSFKGTKFTQDIIERSSEYNNKGIWNKFSSPQEIFDLKFKQVKFNNNSILDGAFFNHIEIEDRVIFDDSSLKAVHFHPYFYLNEKGEKAKVYFDNSDIRGANFFISKDNLSNLNFNNSRLNGSFFNYITRDIFLKKNLEVKNIRGILFRNELEDKVKVDSFIKERKKIICENYFIYRSLINFNINEAEVFNSNYKTSIMKKVLDTCPRFLYY from the coding sequence ATGAAGTTCTATAGTGTAAAATCAGATGGTATTTTGATGCCATTACCTTTTATTAACAATCTAACAAGCAGTAATATAAATATAATTAGATTATTACTACTAGAAATATTTATATTAATTATTCCTTTTAGCATTCTTTTCACTTTAACCAATATTTCTATGAAGTTTAATAATGAAATAATGACATTTATTGTCCTATCATGGTTCTTTTTATTAACAATTATCTCTTCTCATTATAGTTCTGTAATTATTATGATAATAAATGATTATAAAAAAACTCATTATTATAGGAATAATTTTATAGTAAGATTTATATCAATTATATGTATCTTTGTATTTTTTATATATGTAAAGGATGATTTTAATAAAATATTTATAATCAATCAAAACCTATCTCAAGAATCAAATAATATAATTGTTTCAAAAAATGCTAAAGCTTCTGAACTTAAGGTTTTAAATGCAGTAGGAGAAAATTTAAATGATAGAAGTTTTAAAAATTTAGAATTTTATGGAACTTCATTAATAAACTATAAGTTTAGAAACGTGGAAATTGAGAAATCAGTATTTAAAAATGTTGACTTTACAAATTCTAAATTTAATCATATTATTTTTTTTAACAGTACTTTTGATAATAGTAGTTTTAAAGGAACCAAATTTACTCAAGATATTATTGAAAGGTCTTCTGAATATAATAATAAAGGAATTTGGAATAAATTTTCTAGTCCACAAGAAATTTTTGATTTAAAGTTTAAACAGGTTAAGTTTAATAACAATAGTATTTTGGATGGAGCATTTTTTAATCATATTGAAATTGAAGATAGAGTCATCTTTGATGATTCCAGTTTAAAAGCAGTTCATTTTCATCCTTATTTTTATTTAAATGAAAAAGGTGAAAAAGCAAAAGTTTACTTTGATAATTCTGATATACGAGGAGCTAACTTTTTTATCTCTAAAGATAACTTATCTAATTTGAATTTTAATAATAGTAGATTGAATGGAAGTTTTTTCAACTATATAACTCGTGATATATTTTTAAAAAAGAATTTAGAAGTAAAAAATATTAGAGGTATTCTCTTTAGGAATGAATTGGAAGATAAAGTAAAAGTTGACTCTTTTATTAAGGAAAGAAAAAAAATTATTTGTGAAAATTATTTTATTTACAGAAGTTTAATTAACTTCAATATAAATGAAGCAGAAGTTTTTAATTCAAATTATAAAACAAGTATTATGAAAAAAGTTTTAGATACTTGCCCTAGATTTTTATATTATTAA
- a CDS encoding protein adenylyltransferase SelO family protein produces MNKNINSFEKLANTSDYSFVENLTNDPDEKLNGNNKNPREVFSGHYVNVAPTPIKDPIYISHSKNFFEELGIDESLLKEENFVKMFSADLSNVPSPMRNKGWATGYALSIYGNEYYAQCPFQTGNGYGDGRAISIFEGILNNKRWEFQLKGAGRTPYCRGADGRAVLRSSVREFLAQEHMHKLGIPTSRSLTLFTSKKEQVQRPWFKEHSYSRDPEVMIEEDVAITTRVAPSFIRVGQLELFGRRARKHEHKNALKELEQIVLHLIDREYSKTIDVTLDLEKKVLLLAKQFQDRLTSLVANWIRVGYCQGNFNSDNCATGGFTLDYGPFGFIDMFDPNYQPWTGGGIHFSFFNQPQAAQKNFKSFCSALKPLVISKQESIKELENIEKDFIYIMQSKMEKMWARKLGIKRFDSELFEELINLMIETKIDYTIFFRELSNIPKDIKELEKSFYTNIENENIKSKWNKWLEKWNLELNINSKEDKEKLSQEMKLTNPKYTLREWILVDAYKEAENGNYQLIKKLQEIMTNPYSKQEIEIENRYYNKKPSNFFGVAGVSHITCSS; encoded by the coding sequence ATGAATAAAAATATTAATAGCTTTGAAAAACTAGCAAATACAAGTGACTACTCTTTTGTAGAAAATCTTACTAATGACCCAGATGAAAAACTAAATGGAAATAATAAAAACCCAAGAGAAGTTTTTTCTGGACATTATGTAAATGTTGCACCTACACCTATCAAAGACCCAATTTATATTTCACATAGTAAAAACTTTTTTGAAGAGTTAGGAATAGATGAAAGTCTATTAAAAGAAGAAAACTTTGTCAAAATGTTTTCAGCTGATTTATCAAATGTACCAAGTCCCATGAGAAACAAAGGTTGGGCAACAGGATATGCCCTATCTATTTATGGAAATGAATATTATGCACAATGCCCTTTTCAAACAGGAAATGGATATGGTGATGGACGAGCAATCTCTATTTTTGAAGGAATTTTAAATAATAAAAGATGGGAATTTCAACTAAAAGGTGCAGGAAGAACACCATACTGTAGAGGAGCTGATGGACGAGCAGTTTTAAGATCAAGTGTCAGGGAATTTTTAGCCCAAGAACATATGCACAAACTTGGAATCCCAACATCTAGGTCTTTGACACTATTTACTTCAAAAAAAGAACAAGTTCAAAGACCATGGTTTAAAGAACACTCTTATTCAAGAGATCCTGAAGTTATGATAGAAGAAGATGTTGCTATTACTACAAGAGTTGCACCTTCTTTTATAAGAGTTGGACAACTTGAACTTTTTGGAAGAAGAGCTAGAAAACATGAACATAAAAATGCTTTAAAAGAGTTAGAACAAATAGTTTTACACCTAATTGATAGAGAATATAGTAAGACTATAGATGTAACCTTAGATTTAGAAAAAAAAGTACTCTTACTAGCTAAACAGTTTCAAGATAGACTTACTTCTTTGGTAGCTAACTGGATACGGGTAGGCTATTGCCAAGGGAATTTTAATAGTGATAATTGTGCAACAGGTGGATTTACCCTTGATTATGGTCCTTTTGGCTTTATTGATATGTTTGACCCAAATTATCAACCATGGACTGGGGGAGGTATACACTTTTCATTTTTCAATCAACCCCAAGCAGCACAGAAAAATTTTAAATCATTTTGTTCTGCTTTAAAACCCTTGGTTATTTCTAAGCAAGAATCTATTAAAGAGCTTGAAAATATAGAAAAAGATTTTATATATATAATGCAATCAAAAATGGAAAAGATGTGGGCAAGGAAACTAGGTATTAAAAGATTTGATTCTGAACTTTTTGAAGAACTTATTAATCTTATGATTGAAACAAAGATTGATTACACAATATTTTTCAGAGAATTATCAAATATACCAAAAGATATAAAAGAGCTTGAAAAAAGTTTTTATACAAATATTGAAAATGAAAATATCAAATCAAAATGGAATAAATGGTTAGAAAAATGGAATTTAGAATTAAACATTAATTCTAAAGAAGATAAAGAAAAATTATCACAAGAAATGAAACTTACAAACCCAAAATATACGCTAAGGGAGTGGATTTTAGTTGATGCATATAAAGAGGCAGAAAATGGAAATTATCAGCTTATAAAGAAACTACAAGAAATAATGACAAACCCATATTCTAAGCAAGAAATCGAAATAGAAAATAGATATTATAATAAGAAACCATCGAACTTTTTTGGAGTAGCTGGGGTATCACACATAACTTGTTCTTCGTAA
- a CDS encoding ABC transporter permease produces MLILELVSKALKRSKSFSLIFILNFCLAIASLSYLQFFKTSIDSSLDEKAKNLLGADLVVSSRFPISDKQKEQIKNKLPQIKSYDEGISTVSMVASKNRARLMELVQINKGFPYYGGLTFNDNSTYPKGENLPKKNEVWVYQEVLDLLELKANDTVKIGSKNYTIAKVIKEDSLKNISFSGFMPKLYLSSEGLKRSELLKFGSTARYKLNYLFEQKLSNDKLENLEEEIESQIDRTLRILSPNDGRDRLIAVLNFLTNFLSLVSLISFFLGLVGLIYLYSGFLRKHQEDITILSDIGVSKNNLILTYLLHLFVLISIATVLVFTLISLSSQFIGPFIQKYIDFSFDFSLDYMFFVKSAVVLFVLSLSIGLPLILPLVQRQKRKLSRIILSFIPFVSFLLLLSHFVTPSKNIGFFFALGVLVIIALLFAIGSFLLKRFDFSGHLDNLALSLALKNITRQKRTSLTLFTAILLCTAFFSLIPQVGSSLSNVLSKSVEERPRFFVVDAKEEQLEDINKQVEKMGAKLENIAPMIRARIIKINAKEQSQKGENARNSAINLSYRNKLKPSEQIVEGREFSGKYNSSDFSKPIELSVEQRYANRRDISLGDTIVFDVLGLELSAKVVNIRTVKWTEFTPNFFLLLQDAAINDAPKTMLATISTGKYDATKMLLNLTDKFPSLTVIDVKNLFESFSTVVKDVTSITEKMSLYSVAIGLLMSFIIIQYQMNLQKNNILRLKMIGVKNKTIKNSFLLEFGLISIFASILGIVLGSIGSYIISDLLFQSIWDFRADILVLYFLLIPIITILVVSFFTSRIIHQKENVLFGE; encoded by the coding sequence ATGTTAATACTTGAACTTGTTTCAAAGGCGTTAAAAAGGTCTAAATCTTTTAGTCTTATATTTATACTAAACTTTTGTCTTGCTATTGCATCGCTGTCTTATTTACAATTTTTTAAAACAAGTATTGATAGCTCACTTGATGAAAAAGCAAAAAATTTGCTTGGAGCTGATTTAGTAGTATCTTCAAGATTTCCAATAAGTGATAAACAAAAAGAGCAAATAAAAAACAAACTTCCACAAATCAAAAGCTATGATGAAGGAATTTCAACAGTAAGTATGGTTGCTTCAAAAAATAGAGCAAGACTTATGGAACTTGTTCAAATAAATAAGGGTTTTCCATATTATGGTGGTTTAACTTTTAATGATAACTCAACTTATCCAAAGGGTGAAAACTTACCAAAGAAGAATGAGGTTTGGGTATATCAAGAGGTTTTAGACTTACTTGAACTAAAAGCAAATGACACTGTAAAAATAGGAAGTAAAAATTATACTATCGCAAAAGTCATCAAAGAAGATAGTTTAAAAAATATAAGCTTTAGTGGTTTTATGCCAAAACTATATTTAAGTTCTGAAGGTTTAAAAAGAAGTGAACTTTTAAAGTTTGGTTCAACTGCAAGATATAAACTGAACTATCTTTTTGAGCAAAAATTAAGTAATGATAAACTTGAAAATTTAGAAGAAGAAATAGAATCACAAATAGATAGAACACTTAGGATTTTATCTCCAAATGATGGAAGAGATAGATTGATTGCAGTATTGAACTTCTTGACAAACTTCTTATCTCTAGTATCTTTAATCTCCTTTTTCTTAGGTCTTGTAGGACTTATATATTTATATTCAGGTTTTTTAAGAAAACATCAAGAAGACATTACAATATTAAGTGATATTGGAGTTAGTAAAAACAATCTTATTTTAACTTATTTACTTCATCTTTTTGTACTTATAAGTATTGCTACGGTTTTAGTATTTACTCTGATAAGTTTATCTTCACAATTTATAGGACCATTTATTCAAAAATACATTGATTTTAGTTTTGATTTTTCTTTAGATTATATGTTCTTTGTAAAATCTGCTGTAGTTCTTTTTGTATTGAGTTTATCTATTGGGCTTCCTCTAATTTTGCCATTAGTTCAAAGACAAAAAAGAAAACTCTCAAGAATAATTTTAAGTTTTATTCCCTTTGTAAGTTTTTTACTTTTGCTTTCTCACTTTGTTACACCTTCAAAAAATATAGGATTTTTCTTTGCCCTTGGTGTACTTGTAATAATAGCCCTACTTTTTGCTATTGGTTCATTTTTATTAAAAAGGTTTGATTTCTCTGGACACCTTGATAACTTAGCTTTATCGTTAGCTTTAAAAAATATCACAAGACAGAAAAGAACTTCACTTACACTATTTACTGCAATACTTTTATGTACTGCATTTTTTAGCCTTATTCCTCAAGTTGGAAGTTCTTTATCAAATGTTTTATCAAAAAGTGTAGAAGAAAGACCTAGATTTTTTGTTGTTGATGCAAAAGAAGAACAACTAGAAGATATAAATAAACAAGTAGAAAAAATGGGTGCAAAATTAGAAAATATAGCACCTATGATTCGAGCTAGAATAATAAAAATAAATGCAAAAGAACAATCACAAAAAGGTGAAAATGCAAGAAACTCTGCTATAAATCTATCATATAGAAATAAACTAAAGCCTAGTGAGCAGATTGTAGAAGGAAGAGAGTTTAGTGGTAAATATAATTCAAGTGATTTCTCAAAACCTATTGAGTTAAGTGTTGAGCAAAGATATGCAAATAGAAGAGATATAAGTTTAGGAGATACAATTGTTTTTGATGTTTTAGGATTAGAATTAAGTGCAAAAGTAGTAAACATAAGAACAGTAAAGTGGACTGAATTTACTCCAAACTTTTTTTTACTACTTCAAGATGCAGCTATAAATGATGCACCTAAAACTATGCTTGCAACTATTTCTACAGGGAAATATGATGCAACAAAAATGCTTCTAAATCTAACAGATAAGTTTCCTAGTCTTACAGTAATAGATGTAAAAAATCTTTTTGAATCTTTTTCTACTGTTGTAAAAGATGTTACATCAATTACAGAGAAAATGTCTTTATACTCTGTTGCAATTGGTTTACTTATGAGTTTTATTATTATTCAGTATCAAATGAATTTACAAAAAAACAATATACTTAGACTTAAAATGATTGGAGTAAAAAATAAGACAATTAAAAACTCATTTTTATTGGAGTTTGGACTTATCTCAATTTTTGCAAGTATCTTAGGAATAGTTTTAGGAAGCATTGGTTCATATATAATAAGTGATTTACTTTTTCAATCTATTTGGGATTTTAGAGCAGATATACTGGTACTTTACTTTTTATTAATACCAATAATAACTATTTTAGTTGTGAGCTTTTTTACCTCAAGAATTATTCATCAAAAGGAGAATGTACTTTTTGGTGAATAA
- a CDS encoding ABC transporter ATP-binding protein yields MLQIKALKKSYTQGAQEVKIYEDLNFHVKKAQRVAIMGKSGSGKSTLLSLISGIIKPNDGDIVLDNISYKDMNEEKINDFRATNIGFVFQNFHLVSYLNALENVMLPAKVCGIKNAKEKAYELLESVGLGHRIEHLPSELSGGEKQRVAIARALIHNPKIILADEPSGNLDEETGIAVMDKLFELIKKNNTTLILVTHSKDIAARCEETYSLIAGKLEKC; encoded by the coding sequence ATGCTACAAATCAAAGCACTTAAAAAATCATATACTCAAGGTGCACAAGAAGTCAAGATATATGAGGATTTGAACTTTCATGTAAAAAAAGCACAAAGAGTTGCTATCATGGGAAAATCAGGAAGTGGTAAGTCAACTTTACTTTCTTTAATTTCAGGTATTATAAAACCAAATGATGGGGATATTGTTCTTGATAATATTTCATACAAAGATATGAATGAAGAAAAAATAAATGACTTTAGAGCAACAAATATAGGTTTTGTTTTTCAAAACTTTCATCTAGTATCATATTTAAATGCCTTAGAAAATGTAATGCTTCCTGCAAAGGTTTGTGGTATAAAAAATGCAAAAGAAAAAGCTTATGAGTTATTAGAAAGTGTTGGCTTAGGGCATAGAATAGAACACCTTCCTTCTGAACTTAGTGGAGGAGAAAAACAAAGAGTAGCAATTGCAAGGGCTTTGATACACAATCCAAAGATAATTTTAGCAGATGAACCAAGTGGAAACTTAGATGAAGAAACAGGAATTGCAGTAATGGATAAGCTTTTTGAACTAATCAAAAAAAACAATACCACTTTGATTTTAGTAACTCACTCAAAAGATATAGCTGCAAGATGTGAAGAAACTTATTCTTTAATAGCTGGAAAACTTGAAAAATGTTAA
- a CDS encoding arylesterase: protein MKKTLIILFILTLQVVFANTSTKTILFLGDSLTEGLGVSKDKAYPSLIEKLAKEKLNKNIKAINGGVSGSTTNDALSRLKWYLKRKPDIVFIALGANDGLRGLNLTQSQQNLEEIINYTLKANAKVLLAGMLIPPNYGPAYSKEFQDMYLKLKKKYNLKFMPFLLKDVAGVQKLNQADGIHPNAQGHKIIAKEVFKFLKEQL, encoded by the coding sequence ATGAAAAAGACACTTATTATCCTATTTATACTTACACTACAAGTTGTATTTGCAAATACAAGTACTAAAACAATTTTATTTTTAGGTGACTCTTTAACTGAAGGTTTAGGAGTATCAAAAGACAAGGCTTACCCAAGCTTAATAGAAAAGTTAGCAAAAGAAAAACTAAATAAAAATATCAAAGCCATAAATGGTGGAGTAAGTGGTTCTACTACAAATGATGCTTTATCTAGATTAAAATGGTATTTAAAAAGAAAACCTGATATTGTTTTTATTGCACTTGGTGCAAATGATGGGCTTAGAGGCTTAAACCTTACGCAAAGCCAACAAAATCTTGAAGAGATAATAAATTATACTTTAAAAGCAAATGCAAAAGTTTTATTAGCAGGTATGCTTATACCGCCAAACTATGGACCTGCTTACTCAAAAGAGTTTCAAGATATGTATTTAAAATTAAAAAAGAAATATAATCTTAAGTTTATGCCATTTTTACTAAAAGATGTAGCAGGAGTTCAAAAACTAAACCAAGCAGATGGAATTCATCCAAATGCTCAAGGACATAAAATCATAGCAAAAGAAGTATTCAAATTTCTAAAGGAACAGTTATAA
- a CDS encoding DnaJ domain-containing protein: MKLKKWIFIAVLLVILYYTFIVNTFLTLSIIFGLIVAIRLYKLYSKKKLNKLVASKEFFRESYLGHFIALVAKVAKADGRVDELEAQLVGMMFDDISKVFDEQDKARSIMKEIFNEEKKRIDDTRQIANSLNKLLGKSILKRRQFISFLIQLAYIDSGISNDEDKILRIIAKELQISDEVYNSIVSALEQKMQNNKDSMTPSKAYEVLGVKESDDMNTIKKAYRKLIREYHPDIISSQEKDEAYMEEATSKTQEINQAYQVIKDIKKG, translated from the coding sequence ATGAAATTAAAAAAATGGATTTTTATAGCAGTATTACTTGTGATATTGTATTACACTTTTATAGTAAATACATTTCTAACTTTATCAATTATTTTTGGATTGATTGTTGCAATTAGATTATATAAACTTTATTCAAAAAAGAAATTAAATAAATTAGTAGCTTCTAAAGAATTTTTTAGAGAGAGTTATTTAGGACATTTTATTGCTCTAGTTGCAAAAGTTGCCAAAGCAGATGGAAGAGTAGATGAACTAGAAGCACAACTTGTGGGAATGATGTTTGATGATATTTCAAAAGTTTTTGATGAGCAAGACAAAGCTAGAAGTATTATGAAAGAGATTTTTAATGAAGAGAAAAAAAGAATTGATGATACAAGACAAATTGCAAATTCATTAAATAAACTTCTTGGAAAAAGTATTTTAAAAAGAAGACAGTTTATAAGTTTCTTGATTCAGTTAGCTTATATTGATAGTGGTATTAGTAATGATGAAGATAAAATATTAAGAATAATTGCAAAAGAGTTACAAATTTCTGATGAGGTATATAATTCTATTGTTAGTGCATTAGAACAAAAAATGCAAAACAATAAAGACTCAATGACTCCTTCAAAAGCTTATGAGGTTTTAGGGGTAAAAGAAAGTGATGATATGAATACTATAAAAAAAGCATATAGAAAACTTATAAGAGAATATCACCCTGATATTATAAGTTCACAAGAAAAAGATGAAGCTTATATGGAAGAAGCTACTTCAAAAACACAAGAAATAAATCAAGCTTATCAAGTTATAAAAGATATAAAGAAAGGATAG
- a CDS encoding RraA family protein produces the protein MDYEKFSEFSPCDYAGPLKRESFMDAGMKQLWQDIPRISGPAFTVNMVPGDNLALHKAIYEAPKGSIIVAQTNSMDYAVSGGNVCAIAQGLGIKGFVIDGVVRDIGEVKEIKFPIFGRGVHPMPGTKKAILPLNTPIVAGGICVNPGDIIVADEEGIAVISKEKAQEVYNQTKTNVEAEKEMGFEKWAQNHRKKIDSFYS, from the coding sequence ATGGATTATGAAAAGTTTTCAGAGTTTAGTCCTTGTGATTATGCAGGTCCTTTAAAAAGAGAGAGTTTTATGGATGCTGGGATGAAACAACTTTGGCAAGATATACCAAGAATTTCAGGACCTGCATTTACAGTTAATATGGTTCCTGGAGATAACTTAGCACTTCATAAAGCTATTTATGAAGCACCAAAGGGATCAATTATAGTAGCTCAAACTAATTCTATGGATTATGCAGTTTCTGGTGGAAATGTATGTGCAATTGCTCAGGGTTTAGGCATAAAAGGTTTTGTAATTGATGGTGTAGTAAGAGATATAGGTGAAGTAAAAGAGATTAAGTTTCCTATTTTTGGTAGGGGTGTTCATCCTATGCCTGGAACTAAAAAAGCAATACTCCCATTAAATACTCCAATTGTAGCTGGAGGTATTTGTGTAAATCCTGGTGATATTATAGTTGCAGATGAAGAGGGAATTGCTGTTATTTCTAAAGAAAAAGCCCAAGAAGTTTATAATCAAACAAAAACAAATGTAGAAGCTGAAAAAGAGATGGGCTTTGAAAAATGGGCACAAAACCATAGAAAAAAAATAGACTCTTTTTATAGTTAA
- a CDS encoding ADP-ribosylglycohydrolase family protein, whose protein sequence is MPITTEERVKGAIIGAFIGDALALGCHWYYDLEEQYKDYGKWITDYTTPKKGRYHENQKAGDLSQSGFILKLMINSILDNNGYNQEDFCKKIDEELFTKIDGIPIHGPGGYTSQSIREVYRQRVEQKLSWDEVGSQADTTEAIERTLALAVRYAFNPQQLAKSISHNTFITQVDDIVGSMTVAYGAVLAQLIQGETLDEDISNKLMKQVKNKELPFHAVTSDNFQPPKPGSKDPSNIGLFASPDALLSPSFMAKAAKDPQIQIEPAWKVSLVYGMPCAIYHMLPACYYLASRFNDDFESAVLHALNGGGQNQARSILTAALVGAQVGIKNIPQRFIDGLNEKEELLELADKLAKQVIENK, encoded by the coding sequence ATGCCAATAACTACAGAAGAAAGAGTAAAAGGTGCTATTATAGGAGCATTTATTGGTGATGCATTAGCCCTTGGTTGCCATTGGTATTATGATTTAGAAGAACAATACAAAGATTATGGAAAATGGATAACAGACTATACAACTCCTAAAAAAGGTAGATACCACGAAAACCAAAAAGCAGGAGATTTATCTCAATCTGGTTTTATACTAAAATTAATGATTAATTCTATTTTAGATAATAATGGTTACAATCAAGAAGATTTTTGCAAAAAAATAGATGAAGAACTTTTCACAAAAATTGATGGTATTCCAATTCATGGACCAGGAGGATATACTTCTCAATCAATTAGAGAAGTTTATAGACAAAGAGTAGAACAAAAACTTTCTTGGGATGAAGTAGGAAGCCAAGCTGACACAACTGAAGCAATAGAAAGAACTTTAGCCCTTGCAGTAAGATATGCTTTTAATCCTCAACAATTAGCAAAATCAATTTCTCACAATACTTTTATAACACAAGTAGATGATATAGTTGGTTCTATGACAGTTGCATATGGTGCAGTTTTAGCCCAACTAATTCAAGGTGAAACATTAGATGAAGATATATCAAATAAACTAATGAAACAAGTAAAAAACAAAGAACTTCCTTTTCATGCAGTAACTTCAGATAATTTCCAACCACCAAAACCTGGAAGTAAAGATCCTTCAAATATTGGACTATTTGCTTCACCTGATGCCCTACTTTCACCATCATTTATGGCAAAAGCAGCAAAAGATCCTCAAATACAAATAGAACCTGCTTGGAAAGTATCTTTAGTTTATGGTATGCCTTGTGCTATTTATCATATGCTTCCTGCTTGTTATTACTTAGCAAGTAGATTTAATGATGACTTTGAATCAGCTGTATTGCATGCTTTAAATGGAGGAGGACAAAATCAAGCTAGGTCGATACTAACAGCAGCTTTAGTTGGAGCCCAAGTAGGTATAAAAAATATTCCTCAAAGATTTATTGATGGGTTAAATGAAAAAGAAGAGTTATTAGAACTAGCAGATAAACTTGCTAAACAAGTAATTGAAAATAAATAA